One Kaistella polysaccharea DNA segment encodes these proteins:
- a CDS encoding TraR/DksA family transcriptional regulator encodes MTEDRQRYNDADLQQFKILIQGKIDKAERDLMLIRESFINDQNNGTDDTSPTFKAFEEGAETLSKEQNAILAGRQEKFVRDLKNALVRIENKTYGICRVTGKLIPKDRLLAVPHATLSIEAKNMQR; translated from the coding sequence ATGACTGAGGACAGACAAAGATATAATGACGCTGATTTACAGCAGTTCAAAATACTTATTCAAGGTAAAATTGATAAAGCAGAGAGAGACTTGATGCTTATCCGGGAAAGTTTCATCAACGACCAAAATAATGGAACCGATGACACTTCGCCCACATTCAAAGCTTTCGAAGAAGGTGCTGAAACATTAAGTAAAGAACAAAATGCGATCTTGGCAGGAAGGCAGGAAAAATTTGTTCGGGATTTGAAAAACGCACTCGTACGTATTGAAAATAAAACGTATGGCATTTGCCGCGTAACCGGAAAGTTGATCCCGAAAGACAGACTACTAGCGGTTCCTCACGCAACCCTCAGCATCGAAGCTAAAAATATGCAACGGTAA
- a CDS encoding DUF6576 domain-containing protein, with product MNTVFILLAVAVIFIYFFRKNIKEKFVPNKDKYLTIDDRYNAEKKKRQDEIDAILSKIGKNGLKDLTVEDKKRLDELSKK from the coding sequence ATGAACACGGTTTTCATTTTACTGGCAGTAGCAGTTATTTTTATCTATTTTTTTCGAAAAAATATCAAAGAAAAGTTTGTCCCGAATAAAGACAAGTATCTTACAATTGATGACCGGTACAATGCTGAGAAGAAAAAAAGACAGGACGAAATTGATGCTATACTGAGTAAAATAGGTAAAAACGGCTTGAAAGATTTGACCGTAGAAGATAAAAAACGCCTCGACGAACTCTCAAAAAAATAA
- a CDS encoding DUF2683 family protein, with protein sequence MESLIVHPKNQMELNALKSVMKEMGIKFEKFHTRNLKTPSVTETKTAAPKKAKPTNTSRNYPKKDL encoded by the coding sequence ATGGAATCCCTTATCGTACATCCAAAAAATCAAATGGAACTTAATGCGCTGAAAAGTGTGATGAAAGAAATGGGTATTAAATTTGAAAAATTTCACACCAGAAATTTGAAAACTCCCTCTGTTACCGAGACAAAGACTGCTGCTCCAAAAAAAGCTAAGCCCACAAACACATCTAGAAATTATCCTAAGAAAGACCTGTAA
- a CDS encoding lipoprotein signal peptidase — MKKIALITFIILLIDQVSKFYIKTHFNLGESVSVLPGFKLTFVENPGMAYGFHFGGLIGKYILVIIRVFLIGGMVYLFSKWLKEGASNYLLIPMSMIFAGAIGNLIDGMFYGMLFDSGTVYDESISRWIEYGGISKVVPFGQGYSTFMKGCVVDMLHFPLVDWYVPESFPIIGGKHIEFFKYIFNIADSAITVGAALLLIFRKKALPNGLDF, encoded by the coding sequence ATGAAGAAGATCGCTTTAATAACTTTTATAATATTACTCATTGATCAAGTCTCGAAATTTTATATAAAAACCCATTTCAATTTGGGCGAAAGCGTAAGCGTATTGCCCGGTTTTAAATTGACTTTTGTGGAAAATCCCGGCATGGCCTATGGTTTTCATTTCGGTGGTTTGATCGGAAAATACATTCTTGTAATTATTCGTGTATTTTTAATTGGTGGCATGGTTTATCTTTTCAGCAAGTGGCTGAAAGAAGGTGCTAGCAACTATCTGCTCATTCCAATGTCTATGATATTTGCCGGCGCAATCGGAAATTTGATCGACGGAATGTTTTACGGAATGCTGTTCGACAGCGGAACTGTTTATGATGAAAGCATCAGCAGATGGATTGAATACGGTGGAATTTCGAAAGTCGTACCGTTCGGACAAGGCTATTCTACCTTCATGAAAGGTTGCGTGGTCGATATGCTCCACTTTCCTTTGGTTGATTGGTATGTTCCGGAAAGCTTCCCAATAATTGGGGGAAAACACATTGAATTTTTTAAATATATTTTCAACATTGCAGATTCTGCAATTACTGTCGGCGCTGCATTATTACTGATTTTCAGAAAAAAAGCTCTACCGAACGGCTTAGATTTCTAA
- the trpS gene encoding tryptophan--tRNA ligase, giving the protein MSRILTGIQATGTPHLGNLLGAIIPAIELSKKKENESFLFIANLHSLTQIKDAAELKKNTYEIAAAWLACGLDTEKTFFYRQSDIAEVCELSWYLSCFFPYQRLTLAHSFKDKADRLEDVNAGLFTYPVLMGADILLYNAEIVPVGKDQLQHLEMARDMGARFNHQMGEVFVLPKAELQEDTKYVPGTDGQKMSKSRGNIINIFLPEKELKKQVMGIETDSKSLEEPKDPETDKVFALFELIGTPEQTEILRQKYLAGNFGYGHAKTELLNLILTRFSKERELFTYYMNNLPELEEKLQQGAVKTKQIAAETLKKVRNSLGV; this is encoded by the coding sequence ATGTCCAGAATACTAACCGGAATACAGGCAACAGGAACTCCACATTTAGGAAATTTACTCGGCGCAATTATTCCCGCCATTGAACTTTCTAAAAAGAAAGAAAACGAATCTTTTTTATTTATTGCCAATCTGCATTCTTTAACGCAAATTAAAGATGCCGCAGAGTTGAAGAAAAACACCTACGAAATTGCCGCAGCTTGGCTTGCATGCGGCTTGGATACTGAAAAAACGTTTTTTTACCGCCAAAGCGATATTGCCGAAGTTTGCGAACTTTCCTGGTATTTATCCTGCTTTTTTCCTTATCAGAGATTGACGCTAGCCCATTCCTTTAAAGATAAAGCCGACCGTTTAGAAGACGTAAATGCAGGTCTTTTTACGTATCCCGTTTTAATGGGTGCTGATATTTTACTGTACAATGCGGAAATTGTCCCTGTTGGGAAAGATCAGTTGCAGCATTTAGAAATGGCTCGCGATATGGGCGCACGATTTAATCATCAAATGGGTGAAGTTTTCGTACTGCCAAAAGCTGAACTTCAGGAAGACACCAAATATGTACCCGGAACAGATGGTCAGAAAATGTCGAAATCAAGAGGGAATATTATTAATATTTTCTTGCCAGAAAAGGAACTGAAGAAACAGGTGATGGGAATAGAAACCGATTCAAAATCACTAGAAGAACCGAAAGATCCAGAAACTGATAAAGTTTTCGCTTTATTCGAGTTAATTGGAACTCCAGAACAAACAGAAATTTTAAGACAAAAATATTTAGCCGGAAATTTCGGTTATGGCCACGCGAAAACAGAATTGCTGAATTTAATTTTGACTAGATTTTCAAAAGAAAGAGAATTGTTCACCTATTACATGAACAACCTGCCGGAATTAGAAGAAAAACTGCAACAAGGTGCGGTAAAAACGAAACAAATTGCAGCCGAAACGCTGAAAAAAGTTCGAAACAGTTTAGGCGTTTAA
- a CDS encoding YjjG family noncanonical pyrimidine nucleotidase, translating to MKIQHIFFDLDNTLWDHRGNAFLTLKEIFKREEVRDKYNINFDDFHREYFTINERLWEQIRDGEIDKEYLRKHRFYDSFLFFGIDDFELSQTFENNFLDEILNYNDLVEGAFDILEYLHDKGYTLHILSNGFQEVTARKCELSGIQNYFKTITSADEINIRKPKPEIYDYALKKANAKVEESIMIGDDWIADVEGAKSFGMQVVYFDVFDDKYEANEVKVIRKLQEIKNIL from the coding sequence ATGAAAATTCAGCACATTTTTTTTGATCTCGACAATACACTGTGGGATCATCGGGGCAATGCGTTTCTCACCCTCAAAGAAATATTTAAAAGAGAAGAAGTTCGGGACAAATACAATATCAATTTTGACGATTTCCATCGTGAATATTTTACCATTAATGAACGATTGTGGGAGCAAATCAGGGATGGTGAAATCGACAAAGAATATCTTCGGAAACATCGCTTTTATGATTCTTTTCTTTTTTTCGGCATTGATGATTTTGAGCTTTCTCAAACCTTTGAAAATAATTTTTTAGATGAAATTCTGAATTATAACGATCTCGTGGAAGGCGCTTTCGACATTTTGGAATATCTTCACGATAAAGGCTATACGCTGCATATTTTATCTAATGGTTTCCAGGAAGTGACCGCCAGAAAATGCGAACTTTCCGGAATCCAGAATTATTTTAAAACCATTACGAGCGCCGATGAAATTAATATTCGCAAACCAAAACCAGAGATTTATGATTATGCTTTGAAAAAAGCAAATGCGAAAGTAGAAGAATCCATCATGATTGGTGATGACTGGATTGCTGATGTTGAAGGTGCCAAATCTTTTGGAATGCAAGTTGTCTATTTCGATGTTTTCGATGATAAATATGAAGCGAACGAGGTGAAAGTAATACGTAAACTGCAGGAAATAAAAAATATTCTATAA